A genomic stretch from Acinonyx jubatus isolate Ajub_Pintada_27869175 chromosome E2, VMU_Ajub_asm_v1.0, whole genome shotgun sequence includes:
- the PRR19 gene encoding proline-rich protein 19, protein MLQGPGPAWHPSHPAHLADLWPLFLSLNPQDIMDPRGPGPQPFQRPEKSGRVRRRKTRRERNEALMGSRRPLTHQDPPVTSQDPPVAPTVPKVVVITQGRLSREHRGLFNHEVKSLDVARLLSSGSLEPGTSSLPTKRFSSPSWAQEPAPQSRGKENQVPRGSGPGPPSPPELPGLGQLLEELQCQLILPQAFPRRNLVQEARDAIVGTLQACHGCVPDLTLVLRDCQPPLPGTKPGGPERRRMTPSWINSPEEAPGERRQRRQQRTKELTFSMPHTSSTPLVHRVSLAPPKGPWPPPLPLLPSPSGAAWGPPTAFDLLKSIWLVATPPPPRPWGVGPQQPLPQPPSPLLPRTSALDWSPSPPAPLPSLSWVVAQSSPEAWSFPPMRLY, encoded by the exons atGCTGCAAGGCCCAGGTCCAGCCTGGCACCCCTCCCACCCAGCTCATCTTGCAGATCTGTggcctctgttcctctctctaaACCCACAG GACATTATGGACCCCCGGGGGCCAGGCCCCCAGCCTTTCCAGCGGCCTGAGAAATCTGGTCGTGTCCGTCGTCGGAAGACAAGGCGGGAGCGTAATGAGGCCCTGATGGGCAGCCGCCGGCCATTGACCCATCAGGATCCTCCTGTGACCAGTCAGGATCCACCTGTGGCCCCTACTGTTCCCAAGGTCGTGGTCATAACGCAGGGCCGGCTGAGCCGGGAGCACCGGGGTCTCTTTAATCATGAGGTGAAATCTCTGGATGTGGCACGGCTGCTTAGCAGTGGGTCCCTGGAGCCCGGCACCTCTTCACTCCCCACCAAACGCTTCTCAAGCCCAAGCTGGGCCCAAGAACCAGCTCCCCAGTCAAGGGGCAAGGAGAACCAGGTGCCTAGAGGCTCAGGCCCAGGCCCACCCAGTCCCCCAGAGCTCCCTGGCTTGGGGCAGCTGCTGGAGGAGCTGCAGTGCCAGTTGATTCTGCCACAGGCCTTCCCCAGGAGGAACCTAGTGCAGGAGGCCAGGGATGCCATCGTGGGCACTTTACAGGCCTGCCATGGCTGCGTGCCTGACCTTACCCTGGTGCTCCGTGACTGCCAGCCACCCTTACCAG GGACCAAGCCTGGGGGCCCTGAAAGACGAAGGATGACACCCTCCTGGATCAACAGCCCAGAGGAGGCcccaggggagaggaggcagaggaggcaaCAGAGGACAAAGGAGCTCACTTTCTCCATGCCTCACACCTCCAGCACTCCCTTGGTGCACAGGGTGAGCCTGGCGCCACCAAAAGGTCCCTGGCCACCGCCTTTGCCCTTGTTGCCTTCACCATCTGGGGCAGCCTGGGGCCCCCCAACAGCCTTTGACCTACTGAAAAGCATCTGGCTGGTTGCCACAcctccccctcccaggccctgggggGTTGGCCCACAGCAACCCCTGCCTCAGCCACCATCACCCTTGTTGCCCCGAACCTCTGCCCTGGATTGGagccccagccctcctgccccacTGCCCAGCCTCTCCTGGGTGGTGGCCCAGAGCAGCCCAGAGGCCTGGTCCTTTCCACCTATGAGACTGTACTGA